In Phragmites australis chromosome 17, lpPhrAust1.1, whole genome shotgun sequence, the following are encoded in one genomic region:
- the LOC133897859 gene encoding uncharacterized protein LOC133897859 codes for MTVSYHIKVNSEYTTRIVPQCGLRQGDPLSSYLFILCAEGLSAMLQKAEAVGKIKGVRVSVSEACTAPSLRVLRRHDGQLPPPLYSFPSRGSKSCPSVPHPDSTACDVLPPLLFPSLSPFLLPSRLPPPAPAMTPPAAAGALAQILHALLPPLLLAAASVKALHSRWRALHGTLLALQSSLAATPASAAAHPLFADLVASLLQALRSLHALSARCQDPGLPSGRLRLQSDLDMAASSLSLHLHDLSLLLRSGLLSVDSVASSPNAIVLQVPAASASRADKSLFVRDAFARLQIGGLDLKLKALASLLELLGDDPCAEAAQVVAADGDVAALLRLLDASSHSALRDRAVAAVAQLVTACAAARRVVFDEGGLGPLLRVLDSGSAPATRQRAAAAIVAITADAGSAWALSAYGGVSILINACRPGSGSPAVQALAVAALKNVASIDDVRFALVEEGGLPVLVDLLASSSAGTPKSAALCLWSLASMGDHETQSQIVQAGALPPLLQALHIASDQDLQDSILQAIHALTSVPTAARTLCSSPLFFAQLTDLICLCGSILLQQMAADMVADLSPTVSDDTKRCMAPCIGSLVKMMEVAKPATVQESAGRALLALLTLKSNRKGFVRDEKSVTRLVQMLDPRNEEIDKKYPVSIFLALAMGGGNGTRRRLVDAGSCQHLQKLADAEVPGAKKALQRISSNRLKSLLSIGWQN; via the coding sequence AGTCAGCGTCAGCGAAGCCTGCACTGCGCCGTCCTTGCGCGTGCTTCGCAGACACGACGGCCAACTCCCGCCCCCGCTTTACAGCTTTCCTTCCCGCGGAAGCAAATCGTGTCCGTCCGTTCCCCACCCCGACTCCACTGCATGTGATGTGCTGCCGCCGCTGCTCTTTCCCTCGCTTTCCCCATTCCTCCTCCCTTCCCGCCTCCCGCCGCCAGCGCCGGCCATgacgccgccggccgccgcgggcGCGCTCGCCCAGATCCTGCACGCCCTCCTGCCGCCGCTCCTGCTAGCGGCGGCGTCGGTCAAGGCGCTCCACTCGCGGTGGCGCGCGCTCCACGGCACGCTGCTCGCGCTCCAGTCCTCCCTCGCCGCCAcgcccgcctccgccgccgcgcaccCGCTCTTCGCCGACCTGGTGGCGTCTCTCCTACAGGCGCTCCGCTCCCTCCACGCGCTCTCGGCCCGGTGCCAGGACCCCGGCCTCCCCAGCGGGCGGCTCCGCCTCCAGAGCGACCTCGACATGGCCGCATCCTCGCTCTCGCTCCACCTCCACGACCTCTCGCTGCTCCTCCGCTCGGGACTGCTCTCCGTGGACTCGGTGGCGTCCTCCCCCAACGCTATCGTGCTGCAGGTGCCCGCCGCTTCGGCGTCGCGCGCGGACAAGTCGCTGTTCGTCAGAGACGCCTTCGCAAGGCTCCAGATCGGGGGGCTGGACCTCAAGCTCAAGGCGCTCGCGTcgctgctggagctgctggGCGACGACCCGTGCGCCGAGGCCGCGCAAGTCGTCGCTGCCGATGGGGACGTCGCCGCGCTGCTCCGCCTGCTCGACGCGTCGTCCCACTCGGCGCTGCGGGACCGCGCGGTCGCAGCCGTGGCTCAACTCGTCACCGCCTGCGCCGCGGCCCGGAGGGTGGTGTTCGACGAAGGCGGCCTCGGCCCACTGTTGCGCGTGCTCGACTCTGGCTCGGCACCGGCCACTCGGCAGCGCGCCGCAGCGGCCATTGTGGCCATCACCGCCGACGCTGGCAGCGCATGGGCTCTGTCAGCTTATGGAGGAGTGTCCATTTTGATTAATGCGTGCCGTCCTGGCTCCGGATCTCCCGCTGTGCAGGCACTTGCTGTGGCGGCGCTGAAGAATGTGGCTTCCATCGATGATGTCCGCTTTGCTCTGGTGGAGGAGGGTGGTTTGCCAGTTCTTGTTGATCTACTCGCGAGCAGCAGCGCTGGCACGCCGAAGAGTGCTGCTCTCTGCCTCTGGTCGCTTGCTTCCATGGGAGACCACGAGACGCAGAGCCAGATTGTGCAAGCTGGTGCCTTACCGCCACTTTTGCAAGCCCTGCATATCGCCTCTGACCAGGATCTCCAGGATTCTATACTGCAAGCTATCCATGCACTGACATCAGTCCCTACTGCCGCCAGAACCCTCTGTTCGTCACCACTGTTCTTTGCACAACTCACAGATCTCATATGCCTCTGTGGTAGCATCCTGTTGCAACAAATGGCCGCTGATATGGTTGCCGACCTTTCACCTACCGTGAGCGATGACACCAAGCGGTGCATGGCGCCGTGCATCGGCTCGCTTGTTAAGATGATGGAGGTGGCCAAGCCAGCAACAGTACAGGAGTCAGCTGGTCGTGCACTTCTTGCTTTGCTCACCTTGAAGTCCAATCGGAAGGGATTTGTCAGGGATGAGAAGAGTGTAACAAGGCTAGTGCAGATGCTTGATCCCAGGAATGAGGAGATTGATAAAAAGTACCCAGTTTCAATCTTTCTAGCACTTGCCATGGGTGGTGGGAATGGAACGCGACGACGACTTGTGGATGCTGGTTCTTGCCAGCATCTACAGAAGCTGGCTGATGCCGAGGTGCCTGGCGCAAAGAAGGCTTTGCAGAGGATATCCAGCAATCGACTCAAAAGCTTACTCTCCATAGGATGGCAAAACTAG